The Salvia miltiorrhiza cultivar Shanhuang (shh) chromosome 2, IMPLAD_Smil_shh, whole genome shotgun sequence DNA window AGCGTTCTTccggtattcatgagtgaatcaacgAATTAATCATTATTATAAGTATTCCGGTATACAGTGGTTATCAACAGAGTTCTTATATTTAtcagtatcaaatatatttcacgcttGATGCTATTTGAATCAATATGTACCAAATCAAATGCAATAAATATTCAGTTTTAAACAAAAAAACACATTCATAccctctattttttctttccttaatttCAAAATACTAATAATACATAATATGGTtggattaaaataaaaattacccTTGAGATAAGAATGTAGAACTAATATACACCCTTAATCAATAAACAATTAATGACCACGATTTAAcattgaaatttttaattaaatacaaaatagaTTATTTATAGTAATTATAAGGGcaaaaaaatgaagaattaCATAAATGTACTGTAAAAAGAAGAGCATTACAAGCTCACTGTCTTTTTCAGAAGCTGTATCATTCTTTTTCAAATTCATTGCCTTCTATTTCAATTATCATCAAAACACAAAGAAATAAACATCGTCCACTTCCTCAAAACGAAAAAAGTTTTCTTCGATTTTATCTTGGACTTCATATTGCGTGCAATTTCGGGTCCAACATAAACTAATATGCACACAAACACAAATTAATTCACACATAAGCATAAACTATTTCTTGGATTTCAAAAAATTTACAGAACTAATTCGCACTCAAACATGAACTAATATGCACTATAATACAAACTTACTAGCACAAATCTATCATAAAATAAGGCGAAAAAAAGATCAATAAATGACACATTGCTCGTGCAATAACATCAAGTTCAGAAAAATATCGAATTCGGAAAAATGACCAACCGAGTTCATCAATCTTGTATGTTGTTAAAAGAACAATGAGCGTGATAGTAGAAATAAATTGAAACCCATTAATAACAGCactacaaatatatttaattataaatttacttatTTAACCCTTATTAAATCCTCATGTCCCCTATATTTATGCATACCTTTTATTTTCGGTACATCTCCCAAATTTATACACACCATATTACCTTAcatataattttcacaattttatccTTATAACTACTTACCCACAATCTACTTAACAATTCCCTTCACGTGGGACCATTTCTTCACTATCAATATTCTAAGcaacttttcattaaaacccATGCAAAAAGCACCTATACATATTTATGGAGAACAAATGGAgcgtaaaaaaagaaaaaaaattgagattaaTCTCAACCATTAAAGATTTAAAATAGATGGACAAGATTAATGATTTTACGTTCTTACTATAAAAGTACTAGTTTTTATTTGAACTCACCTAATATATTATATGGaacaaaaaattcattaaatgttTGTATTTTCTATAATAATTTtgactaattttatttatttatatacatacacatatatatataaatcaattgaataataattcatcacTAAATTTACGTTAAAAATCATCATTaagtgaatatttttattttttaagatggtaatttattttaattaaaaaatatttttcattccATTTTAGAAATATGTTACATTTTGTAACAATTTAGTCCTTATTGATCCGCATCAATTTGATCCAAATAGATTTATCCTAATGAAATTACTTGGCATCATATATAATTATACGTGTCACAAAACACCGTATTTTTGGTAATTAACTAGAATTGTAATCGACAcgtgttttaattttaatttttaatattgtgACAAATTTGTCTTTATTGATCCGGATCAATTTGATCCAAATAAATTTATCCTAATGAAATTACTCGGCATCATATACAATTATACGTGTCACAAAATACCCTATTTTTGGTAACTAACTAGAATTGTATTCGACACGTGTTTTACGAACAATCGTTAGTAACTCCCTTAAAAAAACCATTCGTtagcttgaaaaaaaaattatcttcgaATTCAAAAACTGATTCTCCTTCTAATTTTCAAATTGCAAAAAATGTCAATCAAATTATGGTAACTATTTACCACACAACACAAACAATCAAATCAAGGCAATAAGGCAAAGAATAACACGAATGTTCCCACCCTAATACAAAAAagggtgaattttttttaataccaACTTTCTTAGTAGAAAATATTTTGGACTAAAAGAAACTACAAAATAATCCATGTGATGCATTGCATGGACTCATAAACAAGGGACAGGTGGTTGGCGTGAAGTTTTTGAAATCCAGAGAGGAAAATAcctaaagaaaaaagaaggggGGGTTTtgaattttcatatttattgttCTATTTATTCGTTTTGATATTGATACATACCTTCGAATTTTCCTCTGAATTCTTGGAGCAAGAGTTGAAAACAGGCAAATCTGACAAGAAAAAGGAGACATTTTGGTGAGCCACCCCCAACATGAccccatattttatttttcttccctttttTTATGGAGCATTTCCTTATATTCCTTTTTcacccaaaattaaaaaaaaaaagttactgtGGGGGAATGAAACAAAGTTACTGTGGGGGAATGAGGCTATTTGATTTGACTTTTTTGTAGGATGTGGTTGTGGGAATTGAATGagatttcttaattttcattttttggttttGGTTGAAATTCCCTTTGTCTTTCTCATATATagaggaaggagagagagaggggtatGAATGTGGCCTTATGTTTATGCTAGTGTGAGGTGTTTTGAGTAAATTAAAGATTACTGTCCTCATTAATCACCCCACCCTTTCCCTTAATTTTTCATACCTCACCACCCACCAATTTCATTTCcatcatctctctttctctcacccCATTTTGAAGACTctgttttctctctctaaattttCCCTGCTGTCTGGGAAGGTTTGGGTTTCACATCTCTGCTTTATGCTTTGTTTCCTCTCAGAAGGGGGAAAACAGAGGTGGGGTGGATGAGTTTCTGATTATGTTTCAaactttttttgtaatttacaACAAGTTTTTTTTCCtctaaagatttgatttttatctatttttttcctTGTCTCTTCTATTTTCAGGTCTTGACTTTAGATCTATCGCTGTATCTGCTGCTCTTTGGGCTGGTAAAAGTTCTCAGATTCTTACATATCTGtgtattgatgtttgattgcaccatttctttttgggttatgtttcaaaattttatgttttcttgttttttcctttttggattaccAGCTATCATTTGTCACCTTATCTTTCACCCTTTGATTATGCTTTGAAACTTATGCATTTTCGAGGCTGGGTTTAGGATTTTCCgttttgtttatttgttttttggaGGAATAATTTAGTTGTGTTTAAATTAAAGCTTGATAAATATGTTATTTGTTTCTATTATGATTTTCTCGGAGATGGTTTGATGTTTTTGTAGGTGATTtgcaaattaaatttgttttctGTGTTTTCATATCCCCacaaaattttcaactttggCAAAAGATAGCATTTTTCTTGAATATATGATAAATAGTTATCTTTATCTTGCTGCAAAATATTGTAGTGATGATGCCTTTGAATTTAAGTTTATCCCAAAATGTATGCTATTTTCCTCTAGTTTTTCATGTTGTTCTTGATATTCCTTCTTCCTGTGCTCAATGCTTTCGGAAACTAATGGATACATGAAATTTACTTGATGAATTATATGGTTGCAGATTCCCTGAAGAACAGCATTGCTATTTATTCTACCATTCATTTGTTAGGTTCATTTTTTcgaataaatttgattttagcCCTAATGCAAGGGCCAAGTAGCTCTGTGAGTACTTTGCCTGAAAATATAAGTTTTGATCATGGCTCCGCGTCGGGTGATTCTACCATAGAGTCCCAAATGCCGTGGACTAGTATGCAGACCACCGTGCAAAACCGGCTACCAGATTACAGAATGTCGTCGTCTAGTGAGACCAATAATCAGTATTTGCAACATGTGAGGCGTGAGGGACCGAGTGTGGAGTGGAGTGTAGGCGAAACCAGTTCCAGTTCGTCGCAGCGCCTAGGCGATCAAAATGAGAGGAAAATGGAGCATACTTGGACCTTTGGCCCGAGAACTAACCTTGCCTTAGAAGAGAGGCAATATGAACAATCTGATATTCTTTCATTGGATAACATCGATGTGAACTCACATGGCAGTCAGAGCGCACACGGTGCTTTTGGTTTGCGCACATCTAGTTCCAATGCCCTTCCTCAGGATCTTAATATGATCTCGGGGTTTGTTGATTCTGAGGATGATGACTGTCAGGTAGTCGAACGTCCCAGCTCCTACATATCTATTGGACCATCTAACGAGCAGATGCAAGCTCCCGGCACTTCCTCTGATTCGTTCAGCATGCCTCCTGGACGTGGTGGCTATGTGATGGATGAGAGGGAGGACAGGCCGGGTTGTTCCATGGATGGGCGACGCATGTCATGCAAGCGGAAAGCCCTTGAAGTGCACACAGGACAGTCTTCGGGAGTAGGCAGCTCGAGTTGTTTTCAACACGATGAAAGAAGCCAATGGCATACCATGCCAGCTGCTCATGTCGCTGTAAGCAACACTAGTATGCCCATGTCGACAGACAATGATGCCGTCGTTCATAATGGTTCGGAGCCTGCAAACCCGAGGCTTAGGCTTGGTGTTGGAGCAGCTGGTTCTGCACCTCCTTTCTCTTTGACTTCTTCAGGGAATGCGGAAAGTTCCCGGAGAAATTTCCGTTTGCGAGTTAATGGCTTATACCAACAAGAATCTTTACCTAACAACCCGTTTTCAACCGAGACTGATGTTGGAAATGTAGACGTTTCATCTTCTCGATACTCTTCTAGATTACTCCGTAATCATTTATTTGATATGAGCCCGGCTCCCACTGTGGAAAATGCAACCCTTAACAGCCAGCCAGCCCTGCACGTTCCTCCTGTTCGCCGTCATCATCAATCTAGGTGGAGTGGAGCATCGAGCTCAAGAAGTAGCAGGtcgtctgctgctgctgctgctgctgctgctgtttccGAAGACAGGATGCCTTTTGGAGAACCTTCGTCAAGACATATTCCCAGAAGCATTTCCGAGCATCCTATGTTTGTTCCAGCCAGTGAGATGGGAAATTCGTCTCAGAATCCTACAAACTGGAACTTTCCGGGTGGAAACAATAGTATGGCTGGAAATGCTGCGTCTAGCTCTCGGGCGGGGACCAGCACCGGGCTCAATGCTTCTGCACCTAGTTGGTCCCATCGGAACCATCTTCAGTATCCTCGGAGATTATCAGAGATTGTACGGAGATCTCTGTTGCCAAGTGCAGGTGCCGAGGCTGGGGGTCAAAGCGGTAATCATGCTGCAAGATCAGGTTCCTCCGCACTACCACAGGAGATGGTACTTCCGTCAGGTTCTGATAGTCATGGTCATCGTGCGCTGAACTCGAGATCAGCATATTTGGACAGGCATCTTGATGGTGCTTTTGGAGTACCGTATTCGCTGAGGACTTTGGCCGCTGCGGGTGAAGGAAGAGGCAGTATAATGTCCGAGGTATTCCACATCCTTCTTTCATTTGTGCTTGATCCATTAACCGATTTTGTCATAAGCTCCTACCTTTGCTGATGTATGCTGTTAGTTCATATTCTTTGTATTGTAACTTGGGTTTGTGAATATCTTGTATAACTTAGACTTGAACCATCGGTCGCTGATTACTTGTTCATGCATATCCAATCTTTTTCAGTTTTCACACTTGGAACTCTATGAATGATGCAACTAATGTCTGCAGGTTATGTTTCCCAGCATTGAAAAAACGTTTGTTTTATTGCTAGAAGTCATCATGGTATCAAGAAATGGAACTAGCTAATTAGGTTTTAGATTAAACTGCATATAGATTAAATATTTGGTTTTTTGGTTTTATGGTTAGGCACTCATTTGGTATGACATCAGCAATGCTGATGAGATTGACTTGACATGTCTTAGAACCTTGTCGATTTGCCATTTTAAGCGGGACCAAAAATGCTACTTCTCTAAAAAGAATCCAATATGTGTTAGTTATGTTGTTTGAATGGATAAAAACGAGCTCTACAAGTTTAAAAACTGTTAAATCCTCACCTACAAGTTTAAAAACTGTTTAAAAACTCATATTGGTCTCACTAGACTTGCCTAATGTACAGAATTTTTTGGTTCCGTAAGGGTCAAATTGAAAGAACTAGAACTTGAACAGTGACGGTAAATGTAATAAGAATGTTAAAGTTCTATGATAATAAATATGACAActgatttttctctctcctgaTGCTCATTAAGCTCTAAGCACTTACATTAGTAGGAAAGGTTGCGAGATTGTCTTCATTCACAGCGTCTTTATTGGAATGTGCTTTATATTTACTTCTTCCCAGATAACTACTATTTCTCATCTGATACGAAATTATTTATCTGGTTTTTCAAACATGTTATCTAGTTAAACTGAAGAATTTTCTCCctttatatttgtaaatatatgtATAACTTGCGACTGATTAAACGTTTTGTTTTTAGCAGATTCGCCAAGTATTGGACCTCATGCGGAGAGGGGAGGGCCTGAGGTTTGAGGTCTGTATTCTTCTCCTTTTTCGGTTTTTTTGAATACGATGAATTGTGTGGGAAACACCCAAAATGTGTAACTGCTATATGTAAATGGCTAAAACCATCCCATCTTATTCTCGACTATATGCCTGTGGTGCCGTAAGGCAATGCACTTGTTGTGAAGTGGACATTGTTTGGATAAAGTCCCATATGAAATGGTTGTTGTTTTCTTGTGTTGTAGGATGTGATGATCCTCGATCACTCTGTCCTTTTTGGGATGGCTGACATCCATGACCGACACCGGGATATGCGACTAGATGTTGATAACATGTCGTATGAGGTGAGGATGCAGCACTGTTTATATTTCACGACACATCATTGCTTTACAATATGCAGCAGCTTGATTTTTCAAAGTTTTATTTCCAGGAACTTTTGGCCCTTGAGGAGCGCATCGGAAATGTGTGCACGGGGCTGACTGAAGAAGCTGTTACGAGCCGTTTGAAGCGACGGAAATACGTAGCCAGCAAAGCTGACAATCCAGCTGAGACGGAGCCTTGCAGTATATGTCGGGTGAGGATACATTCTTCCACATGGTTCATCTCAACCCTGCGAAACCGATATTTTCAAGTTCATTTTAGGTATTCATGTCGTTTGCTTTGCTGTATTACGCGATgcaggaggagtacaacaacgGTGAAGATCTCGGAGCGTTGGAATGTGGGCACGATTTCCATGCGGACTGCATCAAGCAATGGCTCATGCACAAGAACTTATGCCCTATTTGTAAAACAACGGGGCTGACCACCTGAGAGACGGCACCAGCAGCTCTTGGCGCATAGTTCATTCATTCTAGCAGGTATCATATTGGCAATGTGAGTCCTCAAAGGCATCGTTGCTCTCGACGTGATAAGAAAGCTCGTCGTTTTCCCTTTGCTTTCCGCTTCGTATTTTCGCCTCCTGCCTCCCTAAATTATCTTGCTCATCTCTGGAAGATACAGTGATTCTTGAAAAGGAAATTAGAGAACCTTGTTCaacttttatattattttagtCAGCAATTGCACAAGATTATTGAATATTCAACTCTTTTCACATTCTACTGTTTTCTACATTTGACAATagatttatgatattttattggtttttatttgtttggtgGTTTCTTGTAGGTTGATGAGAAGCATTTTGATAGCTTATTTAAGAATTTGAATATGCCCATATCTTTTTTAATGTTTCATGTGATTTTTGGCTTGGGGAAATTTCTCGCTGATTAGGATATGTTAGTTTTCTACAAGATTCATACTTCTAAAGAGCTACATAATGAAAGAAAATTTTATGTGAAGTGCAACATTACTTAATTTTGTGCACAAGTGTGAGCCTACATAAATTATAGGGTTAATAATTGAATCTATCTAGCAATTTTATTCCAACTTTTGAAATTCATAATGTACTAGTGTATTGTGATATAGACTCGcataaattgtgtatatattttatattttccttgtccataaaaaataatcctagaaagacataatacaaattttaataaaaatagttagtgTATTGTGAATGAATAAAGAATTGCACTTAAAAAGTAGTgaaaataatgataattaattttatcgAGAGTGAAGAAAAAGATTCATCAGATTCATAATTTGATGCAAACTTTTCAAAACTATAATgagattaatttttgtggacgtccttaaa harbors:
- the LOC131010810 gene encoding probable E3 ubiquitin-protein ligase RHG1A isoform X2, producing the protein MQGPSSSVSTLPENISFDHGSASGDSTIESQMPWTSMQTTVQNRLPDYRMSSSSETNNQYLQHVRREGPSVEWSVGETSSSSSQRLGDQNERKMEHTWTFGPRTNLALEERQYEQSDILSLDNIDVNSHGSQSAHGAFGLRTSSSNALPQDLNMISGFVDSEDDDCQVVERPSSYISIGPSNEQMQAPGTSSDSFSMPPGRGGYVMDEREDRPGCSMDGRRMSCKRKALEVHTGQSSGVGSSSCFQHDERSQWHTMPAAHVAVSNTSMPMSTDNDAVVHNGSEPANPRLRLGVGAAGSAPPFSLTSSGNAESSRRNFRLRVNGLYQQESLPNNPFSTETDVGNVDVSSSRYSSRLLRNHLFDMSPAPTVENATLNSQPALHVPPVRRHHQSRWSGASSSRSSRSSAAAAAAAAVSEDRMPFGEPSSRHIPRSISEHPMFVPASEMGNSSQNPTNWNFPGGNNSMAGNAASSSRAGTSTGLNASAPSWSHRNHLQYPRRLSEIVRRSLLPSAGAEAGGQSGNHAARSGSSALPQEMVLPSGSDSHGHRALNSRSAYLDRHLDGAFGVPYSLRTLAAAGEGRGSIMSEIRQVLDLMRRGEGLRFEDVMILDHSVLFGMADIHDRHRDMRLDVDNMSYEELLALEERIGNVCTGLTEEAVTSRLKRRKYVASKADNPAETEPCSICREEYNNGEDLGALECGHDFHADCIKQWLMHKNLCPICKTTGLTT
- the LOC131010810 gene encoding probable E3 ubiquitin-protein ligase RHG1A isoform X1, which translates into the protein MQGPSSSVSTLPENISFDHGSASGDSTIESQMPWTSMQTTVQNRLPDYRMSSSSETNNQYLQHVRREGPSVEWSVGETSSSSSQRLGDQNERKMEHTWTFGPRTNLALEERQYEQSDILSLDNIDVNSHGSQSAHGAFGLRTSSSNALPQDLNMISGFVDSEDDDCQVVERPSSYISIGPSNEQMQAPGTSSDSFSMPPGRGGYVMDEREDRPGCSMDGRRMSCKRKALEVHTGQSSGVGSSSCFQHDERSQWHTMPAAHVAVSNTSMPMSTDNDAVVHNGSEPANPRLRLGVGAAGSAPPFSLTSSGNAESSRRNFRLRVNGLYQQESLPNNPFSTETDVGNVDVSSSRYSSRLLRNHLFDMSPAPTVENATLNSQPALHVPPVRRHHQSRWSGASSSRSSRSSAAAAAAAAVSEDRMPFGEPSSRHIPRSISEHPMFVPASEMGNSSQNPTNWNFPGGNNSMAGNAASSSRAGTSTGLNASAPSWSHRNHLQYPRRLSEIVRRSLLPSAGAEAGGQSGNHAARSGSSALPQEMVLPSGSDSHGHRALNSRSAYLDRHLDGAFGVPYSLRTLAAAGEGRGSIMSEQIRQVLDLMRRGEGLRFEDVMILDHSVLFGMADIHDRHRDMRLDVDNMSYEELLALEERIGNVCTGLTEEAVTSRLKRRKYVASKADNPAETEPCSICREEYNNGEDLGALECGHDFHADCIKQWLMHKNLCPICKTTGLTT